One Desulfobulbus propionicus DSM 2032 DNA segment encodes these proteins:
- a CDS encoding TusE/DsrC/DsvC family sulfur relay protein: protein MKSFHYKDATYELDEQGCLLDPKTWTPEFAEGMARECDIPVLSGEHWDVIRYVRDAYEKTGICPTIFAACKASGLRPQEMQKLFPTGYHRGLCRVAGVHYRVSHMPYGAHLRESMADLRALSADKVYSTDVRGFLVDPDSWDENFAIHRAAEMRIPGGQLTDEHWRIIYYLRDVYQVQRRIPNIYETCESCDLDLDSFEQLFPDGYHRGALKIAGLRFVK, encoded by the coding sequence ATGAAGTCGTTTCATTATAAGGATGCCACCTATGAACTGGACGAGCAGGGGTGCCTGCTCGACCCCAAGACCTGGACGCCTGAGTTTGCCGAGGGCATGGCGCGCGAGTGCGATATTCCGGTGCTGTCGGGCGAGCACTGGGACGTTATTCGCTATGTTCGCGACGCCTATGAAAAAACAGGCATCTGCCCCACCATCTTCGCCGCCTGCAAGGCCAGCGGCCTTCGGCCCCAGGAGATGCAGAAACTCTTTCCCACTGGCTACCATCGCGGCCTATGCAGGGTGGCGGGCGTGCACTACCGGGTCAGTCACATGCCCTACGGAGCCCATCTCCGTGAAAGCATGGCCGATCTGCGCGCCCTGTCCGCGGACAAGGTCTACTCGACCGATGTGCGCGGTTTTCTTGTCGACCCCGACTCCTGGGACGAGAATTTCGCCATCCACCGGGCTGCGGAGATGCGCATTCCCGGCGGCCAGCTGACCGACGAGCATTGGCGGATCATCTACTATTTGCGGGATGTGTACCAGGTGCAGCGCCGGATTCCCAATATCTATGAAACCTGCGAGAGCTGCGACCTCGACCTGGACAGCTTCGAACAGCTCTTTCCCGACGGCTATCATCGCGGGGCGCTCAAAATAGCCGGCCTGCGGTTCGTGAAATAA
- a CDS encoding MBL fold metallo-hydrolase, whose product MLVKQLTVGMMGVCCYIVSCDQTKEAAVIDPGGDEDRILDYCTSHGLRVTHIINTHGHPDHVCGNGRIQQATGAKIVMHAEDVDYFGDPRIRDYFSSLGLPESPPVDIVVHDGDLITVGQEQLQVIHTPGHTPGGICLYSPPHCFTGDTLFVGAVGRTDFPGGSIRQMIDAIKNRLMPLPPETLVWPGHGYGGSQSTLARELRTNPYLEL is encoded by the coding sequence ATGCTTGTCAAACAACTCACCGTCGGCATGATGGGGGTCTGCTGTTACATCGTTTCCTGCGACCAGACCAAAGAGGCCGCGGTCATCGACCCCGGCGGCGACGAGGACCGCATCCTCGACTATTGCACCAGCCATGGCCTGCGGGTCACCCATATCATCAACACCCACGGCCATCCAGACCACGTGTGCGGCAACGGCCGCATCCAGCAGGCCACCGGCGCCAAGATCGTCATGCACGCCGAGGACGTGGACTATTTCGGCGATCCCCGCATCCGTGACTATTTTTCCTCTCTCGGCCTGCCCGAGTCGCCGCCGGTCGACATCGTCGTTCACGACGGCGACCTGATCACCGTGGGCCAGGAGCAATTGCAGGTGATCCATACGCCGGGTCACACCCCGGGCGGCATCTGCCTCTATAGCCCGCCGCATTGTTTCACCGGCGACACCCTCTTTGTCGGCGCGGTCGGCCGCACCGATTTTCCCGGGGGCTCCATACGCCAGATGATCGACGCCATCAAGAACCGTCTGATGCCCCTGCCGCCGGAGACCCTGGTCTGGCCCGGCCATGGGTATGGCGGGTCGCAGTCCACCCTGGCCCGCGAACTGCGGACCAACCCCTATCTTGAGCTCTAG
- a CDS encoding rhodanese-like domain-containing protein, producing the protein MTEAYQDIDAERLRAYMARRQENEYLLVDVRQPDEYAKGHIPGSVLIPLGEVSERLRELPVDKDIVVYCRSGKRSRAAALFISSRPYVAGTIFNLTGGILAWDGHLLPAVPSIKVFDRAGDDRQVLLRAMDLERGAQRFYTALRQRYGAIAWAERLAELAGAEEGHARLIYGHWAEGQSDPPDFATVYQGLAGDIVEGGYSFSALVAMLEEQPQQPCRSTLEMALTIEYSAYDLSRNMAHRFQGQPMEAVFNTIAEAEKEHMQLVARALSLC; encoded by the coding sequence ATGACAGAAGCGTATCAGGATATTGATGCGGAACGGCTACGCGCCTACATGGCCAGGCGGCAGGAGAACGAATATCTGCTGGTCGATGTGCGCCAGCCTGACGAGTACGCCAAGGGCCATATCCCCGGATCCGTGCTTATTCCCCTGGGCGAAGTGTCCGAACGGCTGCGCGAGCTGCCGGTGGACAAGGATATCGTCGTCTACTGCCGCTCCGGCAAGCGGTCCCGGGCCGCTGCCCTGTTCATCAGTTCACGGCCTTATGTGGCCGGGACGATCTTCAATCTGACCGGCGGCATTCTCGCCTGGGATGGCCATCTGCTGCCCGCGGTTCCAAGCATCAAGGTCTTTGATCGTGCCGGCGACGATCGGCAGGTCCTGCTGCGGGCCATGGACTTGGAGCGCGGCGCCCAACGGTTTTACACCGCCCTGCGTCAGCGCTACGGCGCCATTGCCTGGGCGGAGCGCCTGGCCGAACTGGCCGGCGCGGAGGAGGGGCACGCGCGGCTCATCTATGGCCACTGGGCCGAGGGGCAAAGCGATCCACCCGATTTCGCGACCGTGTATCAGGGGCTGGCCGGCGATATCGTCGAAGGCGGCTATTCCTTCAGCGCCCTGGTGGCCATGCTGGAAGAACAGCCTCAGCAACCGTGCCGATCCACCCTGGAAATGGCGCTGACCATCGAGTACTCGGCTTACGATCTTTCTCGCAACATGGCGCACCGCTTTCAGGGGCAGCCGATGGAAGCGGTGTTCAACACCATCGCCGAGGCGGAAAAGGAGCACATGCAGCTGGTGGCGCGGGCCTTGTCCCTCTGTTAG
- a CDS encoding TusE/DsrC/DsvC family sulfur relay protein, protein MQHFSYRSTTYQVDDQGFLLETKFWDSNFAEGVAKELNIEGLTNEHWDAINFLREVFASTGACPTIFAVCKAINLRPREMKQLFPAGYHRGLCRMAGVHYRMHRLPDNSHLAEMTTDLEALSGDKHYQVDVRGFLIDPESWDPHYAMHRAMEMNIPNGQLTEPHWRVINYLRDVHQRERRIPTVYETCENCQLDLEALGALFPDGYHRGAVKIAGLRFVK, encoded by the coding sequence ATGCAGCACTTTTCGTACAGAAGCACCACCTATCAAGTCGATGATCAGGGCTTTTTGCTGGAGACCAAATTTTGGGACAGCAATTTTGCCGAAGGGGTGGCCAAGGAATTGAACATCGAAGGGCTGACCAACGAGCATTGGGACGCGATCAACTTTCTGCGGGAAGTGTTTGCCTCAACCGGTGCCTGCCCCACCATCTTTGCGGTCTGCAAGGCCATCAACTTGCGGCCACGGGAGATGAAACAGCTGTTTCCCGCCGGCTATCACCGCGGCCTGTGCCGGATGGCCGGTGTCCATTACCGGATGCACCGTCTGCCGGACAACAGCCACCTGGCGGAGATGACCACCGATCTCGAAGCCCTGTCCGGGGACAAGCACTATCAGGTGGATGTGCGCGGCTTTTTGATCGATCCTGAGAGCTGGGATCCGCATTACGCCATGCACCGTGCCATGGAGATGAATATTCCCAACGGTCAGCTGACCGAACCCCATTGGCGGGTGATCAACTATCTCCGGGATGTACATCAGCGGGAACGACGTATTCCCACTGTGTACGAGACGTGCGAGAATTGCCAGCTCGATCTCGAGGCACTCGGCGCCTTGTTTCCGGACGGCTATCATCGCGGGGCGGTGAAGATCGCTGGCCTGCGCTTTGTCAAATAG
- a CDS encoding alpha/beta hydrolase: MNTQREGVILLHGLARTRRSMRSLALFLGQRGYTVVNAGYRSCREPIETLAQSTIPPAIAQLRRQGVATIHCVTHSMGGILLRFFLSVERVPELGRVVMLSPPNQGSELVDCLCRFAWFRRVFGPAGCQLTTGTEGLPARLGPADFPLGVITGNRPAIGLGQFFPGPNDGKVSVARAQLAGMADFLEVGCGHSLIMRHRRVQEQVAHFLGNGRFER; encoded by the coding sequence ATGAATACCCAGCGAGAAGGGGTGATCCTGCTCCATGGCTTGGCCCGTACCCGCCGCTCGATGCGGTCGCTGGCGCTTTTTCTCGGGCAGCGCGGATACACGGTGGTCAATGCGGGATATCGGTCATGTCGCGAACCCATCGAAACCCTGGCCCAATCGACCATCCCGCCGGCCATTGCCCAACTGCGGCGGCAAGGCGTCGCCACCATCCACTGCGTCACCCATTCCATGGGCGGCATCCTGTTGCGTTTTTTTCTTTCGGTTGAACGTGTGCCCGAACTGGGGCGGGTGGTGATGCTCAGTCCGCCCAATCAGGGGAGCGAGCTGGTGGATTGCTTGTGCCGGTTTGCCTGGTTTCGCCGAGTTTTTGGTCCAGCGGGCTGTCAGTTGACCACAGGAACCGAGGGCCTGCCCGCTCGACTGGGGCCGGCGGACTTTCCGTTGGGGGTCATCACCGGCAACCGGCCGGCCATCGGTCTCGGTCAATTTTTTCCCGGTCCGAACGATGGCAAGGTGTCGGTAGCCCGTGCCCAGTTGGCGGGCATGGCGGACTTTCTCGAGGTGGGGTGCGGCCATTCACTGATCATGCGCCACCGCCGGGTACAGGAGCAGGTGGCCCATTTCTTGGGTAATGGCCGGTTTGAACGGTAA
- a CDS encoding sensor histidine kinase → MNRSGDRLPLPSWAMNLIGFGLLITLVLGAFFWQMVAIDRDLHRNTLGRSQMMAAIIEEHLANAAQAQATIDAVTTSFLRDKARFVEYLNTIDPLQPEELTALARETGLLGIALVRKDKTVVGGPAEWLSGPQRCDLSVDQLHYDPSRQTALLLYPAAEPEIDCIRVGLDAHAMIELRDKTALPMLLANLSRLPGIHFVRLEHTAPPVNADPIRLLTSEGRQTAEARLATPMGTLAVGLDAANHVNRLRQLRHQFLLFSVLLLLLGLFFSWLLYRHQQADLARSRAFERELAKEHEAAALGRATATIAHEVRNPLNAISMGLQRLQLESDHLDGEHRQLIAAMNEAVRRASGIISELQRFTRTLVPHPQPVDPLALLRRIVPLYRQRCTDQGIDLILPDAAGDMVDADPDLLAELLENLLNNSVEAQPKGGFVRIGLYPAPHTLTLALTNGGCRLSTEDIARLGEPYFTTKIRGTGLGLALCRRIAEAHGGGLRIVADPEQEQLTVSVTLPRTGSRSAHRVMEAGKKEEDADAYSDRR, encoded by the coding sequence GTGAACCGATCGGGAGACCGCCTCCCCCTGCCCTCCTGGGCCATGAACCTGATCGGATTCGGCCTGCTCATCACCTTGGTACTGGGGGCCTTTTTCTGGCAGATGGTGGCCATCGACCGTGACCTCCACCGCAACACCCTGGGAAGGTCGCAGATGATGGCGGCGATCATCGAGGAGCACCTGGCCAACGCCGCCCAGGCCCAGGCCACCATCGACGCGGTGACCACCTCCTTTCTCCGCGACAAGGCCCGGTTTGTTGAATATCTCAACACCATCGACCCGTTGCAGCCCGAGGAACTGACCGCGCTCGCCCGGGAAACCGGCCTGCTCGGCATCGCCCTGGTCCGCAAGGACAAAACGGTGGTCGGCGGCCCGGCTGAATGGCTGTCGGGACCACAACGCTGTGACCTGAGTGTTGATCAGCTCCATTATGACCCGAGCCGGCAGACCGCCCTGCTGCTCTATCCGGCCGCCGAACCAGAGATCGACTGCATCCGCGTCGGTCTCGATGCCCACGCCATGATCGAGCTGCGCGACAAGACCGCCCTGCCGATGCTGCTGGCCAACCTCTCCCGTTTGCCCGGCATCCATTTTGTCCGCCTGGAACACACGGCGCCTCCCGTCAACGCGGATCCGATCCGGCTGCTGACCTCGGAAGGCAGGCAAACGGCGGAGGCACGGCTGGCCACGCCCATGGGCACCCTGGCGGTGGGCCTCGATGCGGCCAACCATGTCAATCGGCTGCGGCAGCTACGGCATCAATTTTTGCTCTTCAGCGTCCTGCTGCTGCTCCTTGGCCTTTTTTTCTCCTGGCTGCTGTACCGCCACCAACAGGCCGACCTTGCCCGCAGCCGTGCCTTCGAGCGGGAGCTGGCCAAGGAGCACGAGGCGGCGGCCCTGGGGAGGGCCACGGCCACCATTGCCCATGAAGTCCGCAATCCGCTCAATGCCATCAGCATGGGGTTGCAGCGGCTCCAACTGGAATCGGACCATCTCGATGGCGAACACCGCCAGCTGATCGCGGCCATGAACGAGGCGGTACGCCGTGCCAGCGGCATCATCTCCGAATTGCAGCGGTTCACCCGCACCCTGGTGCCGCATCCGCAGCCCGTGGATCCGCTGGCCCTGCTTCGACGCATCGTGCCCCTGTACCGGCAGCGCTGCACGGACCAGGGGATTGACCTGATCCTGCCGGATGCCGCCGGAGACATGGTCGACGCCGATCCCGACCTGCTGGCCGAGCTGCTGGAAAACCTGCTCAACAACAGCGTCGAGGCCCAGCCCAAGGGAGGATTTGTCCGCATCGGCCTGTATCCGGCGCCCCACACCCTCACCCTGGCCCTGACCAACGGCGGCTGCCGGTTATCCACCGAGGACATCGCCCGCCTGGGCGAACCTTATTTCACCACCAAGATTCGGGGTACCGGTCTTGGACTGGCCTTGTGCCGGCGAATCGCCGAGGCGCATGGCGGCGGGCTGCGGATCGTAGCCGATCCCGAGCAGGAACAACTGACCGTGTCGGTCACCCTGCCGCGAACCGGCTCCCGATCGGCGCATAGAGTCATGGAGGCGGGGAAAAAAGAGGAGGACGCGGATGCGTATTCTGATCGTCGATGA
- a CDS encoding sigma-54-dependent transcriptional regulator codes for MRILIVDDEPLQRDMLSGFLKKQGYTVHEAANGTEALSQFMRQPIDLVLLDHRMPDMNGDEVLARIKAQSPLARVIMITAYGAVDTAVRVMRLGADDFLEKPIDLEALLAKIRVIEEQLFIADDVARVEETIDTEALPVRMIAASPAMRQVLSLVMRAAPSPWTVLIQGETGTGKELIARLIHLLSPRKEGPFIPLNCAAVPEGLFESELFGHEKGAFTGAANRRRGVVEQAHGGTLLLDEVGELPLAVQAKLLRTLQEKTFSRVGGEQLLPVDVRILAATNRDLKQMVAAGGFREDLYFRLNVIALDIPPLRRRKEEIPELIRFFLHKYQSPAVFDDQALAQLSKYPFPGNIRELEHVLQRTVTLARSTNIGLRDLPPEIRDYRGATSEGDLNDRLAEVERQMLIEALERHNWVQTHAAESLGISERVLRYKMERLGIEKKR; via the coding sequence ATGCGTATTCTGATCGTCGATGACGAGCCGTTGCAGCGGGACATGCTCAGCGGCTTTCTCAAGAAGCAGGGCTATACCGTGCACGAGGCGGCTAACGGCACCGAGGCCCTGAGCCAGTTCATGCGCCAGCCGATCGACTTGGTGCTACTCGATCACCGCATGCCGGACATGAACGGCGACGAGGTGTTGGCCCGGATCAAGGCACAGAGCCCGCTGGCCAGGGTGATCATGATCACTGCCTACGGGGCGGTGGACACCGCGGTGCGGGTGATGCGGCTGGGCGCGGACGATTTCCTGGAAAAGCCGATCGATCTTGAGGCGCTGCTCGCCAAGATCCGCGTCATTGAGGAACAGCTCTTTATCGCCGATGATGTCGCCCGGGTCGAGGAAACCATTGACACCGAGGCCCTGCCGGTGCGGATGATCGCCGCCAGCCCGGCCATGCGTCAGGTCCTTTCCCTGGTGATGCGGGCCGCGCCCAGCCCCTGGACCGTGCTGATCCAGGGTGAAACCGGCACCGGTAAGGAACTCATCGCCCGGCTCATCCACCTGCTCAGCCCGCGCAAGGAAGGCCCGTTCATCCCCCTCAACTGCGCGGCCGTGCCCGAAGGGTTGTTTGAGTCCGAACTGTTCGGCCACGAAAAAGGCGCCTTCACCGGCGCGGCCAACCGGCGGCGTGGGGTGGTTGAACAAGCCCACGGCGGAACCCTGCTGCTCGACGAGGTCGGCGAGCTGCCCCTGGCGGTGCAGGCGAAGCTGCTGCGGACCCTGCAGGAAAAAACCTTCAGTCGGGTGGGCGGCGAGCAGCTGCTGCCGGTGGATGTCCGCATCCTGGCGGCCACCAATCGCGACCTCAAGCAGATGGTGGCAGCGGGCGGCTTTCGCGAGGATCTCTATTTCCGGCTCAACGTCATCGCCCTCGACATCCCACCCCTGCGGCGGCGCAAGGAGGAAATTCCTGAGCTGATCCGCTTTTTCCTCCACAAATACCAAAGCCCGGCCGTGTTCGACGACCAGGCCCTCGCGCAACTGAGCAAGTATCCGTTCCCCGGCAATATCCGGGAGCTGGAACATGTCCTGCAACGGACCGTGACCCTGGCCCGCTCAACCAACATCGGCCTGCGTGACCTGCCGCCCGAGATCCGGGATTATCGCGGGGCGACAAGCGAGGGCGATCTCAACGACCGCCTGGCCGAGGTGGAACGGCAGATGCTCATCGAAGCCCTGGAGCGCCACAACTGGGTCCAGACCCATGCCGCCGAGTCCCTGGGCATCAGCGAGCGGGTGCTGCGCTACAAGATGGAACGATTGGGCATCGAGAAAAAACGATAA
- a CDS encoding Hsp20/alpha crystallin family protein — translation MDPFSRKLLEELEQMQQHTGRILRSMSLSRMMPMESDGWQPAVDIYEAENHIYVYAELAGVVGDSLRVTVDGQQLRISGSRQLPPHQSIACIHQLEIELGTFQRTLTLPSAVELEGVESTYTNGILVVTLPKRIRKGKVTIRITPGE, via the coding sequence ATGGATCCGTTCAGCAGAAAATTGTTGGAGGAGCTCGAGCAGATGCAGCAGCACACGGGACGCATCCTGCGATCCATGTCGTTGTCACGGATGATGCCGATGGAATCCGACGGCTGGCAACCGGCCGTGGATATCTATGAGGCCGAGAACCATATCTACGTCTACGCCGAACTGGCGGGTGTGGTCGGCGATTCCCTGCGGGTGACGGTGGACGGGCAGCAGCTTCGCATCAGCGGCTCGCGCCAACTGCCGCCGCACCAGTCGATCGCCTGCATCCACCAGCTCGAAATCGAGCTGGGCACCTTCCAGCGCACCCTCACCCTGCCGTCCGCCGTCGAGCTCGAAGGGGTCGAATCGACCTATACCAATGGCATACTTGTGGTGACCCTGCCGAAACGGATAAGGAAGGGTAAGGTGACGATCAGGATTACACCTGGAGAATGA
- the selB gene encoding selenocysteine-specific translation elongation factor — protein sequence MREIILGTAGHVDHGKTSLIRALTGIETDRLKEEKERGITIELGFAYLDLPCGHRIGIVDVPGHEKFIRNMVAGTAGMDLVAFVIAADEGIMPQTVEHFEICQLLGVRDGLIVLTKKDMVETEWLDMVSEEVREFFTGSFLENAPIIPVDSLSGEGIDEIVRLLDAKVAAMDFHEEFGPFRLPVDRVFTMKGFGTVITGTALSGRVAVGDELMFHPGRLTAKIRGIQVHGQDVELVEAGHRTAINLQGIEKEQINRGDLAATPGSLIESTLLDAELHYLRSSRKELKNRTQVRVHLGTREIVGRVALLESDTLAPGESTHIQLILQDPVASWPGDRYVIRSYSPITTIGGGAILNVAPKKRKRTLERDREANRTYFSALAAADGEQKLLMLAEECGFQGITAEQLAARTGLFGKRLKKQLQHPISTGALLVIDSDSQRLLAASVAEDLNHQIIRLLTDFHARHPLKPALAKEELRSQLRPAVDQKVLQALLASLIKKGQVEQMGAEIKLSGHTVTLQVNEQEMEQKIGALYREAGLAPPNLKEVLAAFGEFPDRQIRQVIDLLLAKGTLIKINESLCFHAPAIHGLQEEVVAFIRQHGEIDAQRFKDLTGLTRKFSIPLLEYFDKIKLTIRIDDKRVLRKG from the coding sequence ATGCGTGAAATTATTCTCGGCACCGCCGGCCACGTCGATCACGGCAAGACCAGCCTGATCCGCGCCCTGACCGGCATCGAGACCGACCGGCTCAAGGAGGAAAAGGAGCGCGGCATCACCATCGAGCTGGGCTTTGCCTACCTCGATCTGCCCTGCGGTCATCGCATCGGCATCGTCGATGTGCCGGGCCACGAGAAATTCATCCGCAACATGGTGGCCGGAACCGCCGGCATGGACCTGGTGGCGTTTGTCATCGCCGCCGACGAGGGCATCATGCCGCAGACCGTGGAGCATTTCGAGATCTGCCAACTGCTCGGCGTCCGTGACGGCCTGATCGTGCTCACCAAAAAAGACATGGTCGAGACCGAATGGCTCGACATGGTCAGCGAGGAGGTCCGCGAGTTCTTCACCGGCAGCTTTCTGGAAAACGCGCCGATTATTCCGGTGGATTCCCTCAGCGGCGAGGGGATCGATGAGATCGTTCGGCTGCTCGACGCCAAGGTGGCGGCCATGGATTTCCACGAGGAATTCGGGCCGTTTCGTTTGCCGGTCGACCGGGTGTTCACCATGAAGGGGTTCGGCACGGTGATCACCGGCACCGCCCTCTCCGGACGGGTGGCGGTCGGGGACGAACTGATGTTTCACCCCGGCCGGCTGACCGCCAAGATCCGCGGTATCCAGGTGCACGGTCAAGACGTCGAGCTGGTCGAGGCTGGCCACCGCACGGCCATCAATCTCCAGGGAATCGAGAAGGAGCAGATCAATCGCGGCGACCTGGCGGCCACTCCCGGAAGCTTGATCGAATCCACCCTGCTCGACGCCGAGCTCCACTATCTGCGCTCGTCCCGCAAGGAACTCAAGAACCGCACCCAGGTTCGTGTCCATCTGGGAACGCGGGAAATTGTCGGCCGGGTGGCATTGCTGGAATCCGATACCCTGGCGCCCGGCGAATCCACCCATATTCAGTTGATCCTCCAAGACCCGGTGGCGTCCTGGCCGGGTGATCGCTATGTGATCCGCAGTTATTCGCCGATCACCACCATCGGCGGCGGCGCCATCCTCAACGTGGCGCCGAAAAAACGTAAACGGACCCTGGAGCGGGACCGCGAAGCCAACCGGACCTATTTTTCCGCCCTGGCCGCCGCCGACGGCGAACAGAAACTGCTGATGCTGGCGGAGGAATGCGGATTCCAGGGCATCACGGCCGAGCAACTGGCCGCACGCACGGGACTCTTCGGCAAACGGTTGAAAAAACAGCTGCAACACCCGATTTCCACCGGCGCGCTGCTGGTGATCGACTCGGACAGCCAGCGGTTGCTGGCCGCGTCGGTGGCCGAGGACCTCAACCATCAAATCATCCGCCTGCTGACCGACTTTCATGCGCGGCATCCGCTCAAACCGGCCCTGGCCAAGGAGGAGTTGCGCTCCCAACTGCGACCGGCGGTCGATCAAAAGGTCTTGCAGGCCCTGCTGGCCAGCCTGATCAAGAAAGGACAGGTCGAACAAATGGGAGCTGAGATCAAGCTCAGCGGCCACACGGTCACCCTGCAGGTCAACGAACAGGAGATGGAACAGAAAATTGGCGCGCTCTACCGCGAGGCCGGTCTCGCTCCGCCCAACCTCAAGGAGGTGCTTGCCGCCTTCGGTGAATTTCCCGACAGACAGATTCGCCAGGTGATTGATTTGCTGCTGGCCAAGGGCACGCTGATCAAGATCAACGAAAGCCTCTGCTTCCACGCTCCGGCCATCCACGGCCTGCAGGAAGAGGTGGTGGCCTTCATCCGCCAGCATGGTGAGATCGATGCCCAGCGGTTCAAGGATCTCACGGGCCTGACCAGAAAATTCTCCATCCCCCTGCTCGAATACTTCGACAAGATCAAGCTGACCATCCGGATCGACGACAAGCGGGTCCTGCGCAAGGGCTGA
- a CDS encoding Mrp/NBP35 family ATP-binding protein, with amino-acid sequence MSSSCGSSCGSGQQSSCSSADARLAQQDIAITRSLGRIKNKILVMSGKGGVGKSTVAVNLALCLAKKGHKVGLMDVDLHGPDVCRMLNLTGSLEAPANPDDLIPPLKYSDNLKVVSLEYMMKNRDDAVIWRGPLKIQAIRQFIADMDWGELDYLIVDAPPGTGDEPLSVAQTMPGVHAVVVTTPQAVALADVRKSINFCKAVEMPIVGVVENMSGFVCPHCGETVDIFSKGGGEQTARDFDLPFLGRVPMDPRVVMAGDTGTPYLSGEEDSPAIKAFDAVVSAVEQRLPPGPVTVNPFAGGCACSSGGCGTSLK; translated from the coding sequence ATGAGCAGTTCGTGTGGTAGCTCCTGCGGGAGCGGTCAACAAAGCAGTTGCAGTTCAGCCGACGCACGGCTGGCCCAGCAGGATATCGCCATTACCCGATCCTTGGGCAGAATCAAGAATAAAATTCTGGTGATGAGCGGCAAGGGCGGGGTTGGCAAATCGACCGTGGCCGTCAACCTGGCCCTGTGTCTCGCCAAAAAGGGCCACAAGGTCGGCCTGATGGATGTCGACCTGCACGGACCGGACGTCTGCCGGATGCTCAACCTCACCGGCTCACTGGAAGCGCCGGCCAACCCCGACGACCTGATCCCGCCGCTCAAGTACAGCGACAACCTCAAGGTGGTCAGCCTGGAATACATGATGAAGAACCGCGACGACGCCGTCATCTGGCGCGGCCCGCTGAAAATTCAGGCCATCCGCCAGTTTATCGCCGACATGGACTGGGGCGAACTGGACTATCTGATCGTCGATGCGCCCCCCGGCACCGGCGACGAACCGCTGAGCGTGGCTCAGACCATGCCCGGCGTCCATGCGGTGGTGGTCACCACTCCGCAGGCCGTGGCCCTGGCCGATGTGCGCAAGTCGATCAACTTCTGCAAGGCGGTGGAGATGCCGATCGTCGGCGTGGTCGAGAACATGTCCGGCTTTGTCTGTCCCCACTGCGGCGAAACCGTGGATATTTTCAGCAAGGGCGGCGGCGAGCAGACCGCGCGCGACTTCGACCTGCCCTTTCTTGGCCGGGTGCCCATGGATCCCCGGGTGGTCATGGCCGGCGACACCGGCACCCCCTATCTGTCCGGCGAGGAGGACAGCCCCGCAATCAAGGCCTTTGACGCGGTCGTGTCCGCGGTCGAGCAGCGCCTTCCGCCCGGTCCGGTGACGGTCAACCCCTTTGCCGGTGGCTGTGCTTGCAGCTCCGGCGGTTGCGGCACCTCCCTCAAATAA